A part of Lactobacillus sp. ESL0700 genomic DNA contains:
- the rplX gene encoding 50S ribosomal protein L24 — MFVKTGDKVKVIAGKDKGKEGVVLSVNVKKNRVVVKGVNTIKKHEKPSQSNANGGVVESEGSIHASNVKVIAKGESKKEATNK; from the coding sequence ATGTTTGTTAAAACTGGTGACAAAGTAAAAGTTATTGCCGGAAAAGATAAAGGCAAAGAAGGTGTAGTTCTTTCTGTTAACGTTAAGAAGAACCGTGTGGTTGTTAAAGGCGTTAATACGATTAAGAAGCACGAAAAGCCTTCACAAAGCAATGCAAACGGTGGTGTAGTTGAATCAGAAGGTTCAATTCATGCATCAAACGTTAAAGTTATTGCTAAGGGTGAAAGCAAAAAAGAAGCAACTAATAAGTAG
- the rplP gene encoding 50S ribosomal protein L16, with translation MPLVPKRVKHRREFRGKMRGAAKGGRTIAFGEYGLEALESHWITNQQIEAARVAMTRYMKRGGKVWIRIFPQKSYTAKGVGVRMGSGKGAPAGWVAVVKREKIMFEIGGVSEATAREALRLASTKLPIKCKFVTKSSEVGGNSNEG, from the coding sequence ATGCCTTTAGTACCAAAACGAGTAAAACACCGTCGTGAATTCCGTGGTAAGATGCGTGGTGCTGCTAAAGGTGGTAGAACCATTGCCTTTGGTGAATATGGTTTAGAAGCCCTCGAATCTCACTGGATTACTAATCAACAAATTGAAGCTGCTCGTGTTGCGATGACTCGTTACATGAAGCGTGGTGGTAAAGTTTGGATCAGAATTTTCCCACAAAAGTCATACACTGCTAAAGGTGTAGGTGTACGTATGGGTTCTGGTAAAGGTGCACCAGCTGGTTGGGTAGCTGTAGTAAAAAGAGAAAAGATTATGTTTGAAATTGGTGGCGTTAGCGAAGCAACTGCTCGTGAAGCTTTACGTCTTGCTTCAACTAAGTTACCAATCAAATGTAAGTTTGTGACTAAAAGTTCGGAAGTAGGTGGCAATTCTAATGAAGGCTAA
- the rplF gene encoding 50S ribosomal protein L6 — MSRIGLKTIEVPDSVTVTKEGDNITVKGPKGELTRYFDPKITFKQEDGKINFSRSSENDKALHGTERANLASMVEGVVNGYKKTLKLIGVGYRATTQGNKLTLNVGYSHPVEMTAPEGVSVNATSNTDIEVEGISKQNVGQFAAEIRDVRPPEPYKGKGIRYVDEYVRRKEGKTGK, encoded by the coding sequence ATGAGCCGTATAGGTTTAAAAACAATTGAAGTCCCAGACAGTGTCACTGTTACCAAGGAAGGTGACAATATTACTGTTAAGGGCCCAAAGGGTGAATTAACTAGATACTTCGATCCTAAAATTACTTTTAAGCAAGAAGATGGCAAGATCAATTTCTCACGTTCAAGTGAAAATGATAAAGCACTTCATGGTACTGAAAGAGCTAATTTAGCATCAATGGTTGAAGGTGTAGTTAACGGCTACAAGAAGACTTTGAAGTTAATCGGTGTTGGTTACCGTGCTACTACACAAGGCAACAAGTTAACTTTGAATGTTGGCTACTCTCACCCAGTTGAAATGACTGCACCTGAAGGTGTTTCCGTAAACGCTACTTCAAACACTGATATTGAAGTAGAAGGAATTTCTAAGCAAAATGTTGGACAATTTGCTGCTGAAATTCGCGATGTACGTCCACCAGAACCTTACAAGGGTAAAGGTATTCGTTATGTTGACGAATATGTACGTCGTAAGGAAGGTAAGACAGGTAAATAA
- the rpsH gene encoding 30S ribosomal protein S8: MVMTDPIADYLTRIRNANMAKHSSVEIPASNIKKSISEILKREGFIRDYEVTDDNKQGVIKVFLKYGPNGERVISGLKRISKPGLRNYVSAENLPKVLNGLGIAIVSTSAGVITDKEARQKGVGGEVIAYVW, from the coding sequence ATGGTCATGACAGATCCGATCGCAGATTACTTGACTAGAATTAGAAATGCCAACATGGCAAAGCATAGTTCAGTTGAAATTCCTGCATCAAATATTAAAAAATCTATTTCAGAAATTTTGAAACGCGAAGGTTTCATCCGTGATTACGAAGTTACTGATGACAATAAGCAAGGTGTTATCAAGGTTTTCTTGAAATACGGTCCAAACGGAGAACGTGTCATTTCAGGCTTAAAACGGATTTCTAAGCCAGGTCTTAGAAATTACGTTAGTGCTGAAAACTTACCTAAAGTTCTTAACGGCTTAGGTATTGCCATCGTTTCTACTTCTGCTGGTGTAATTACCGATAAAGAAGCTAGACAAAAAGGCGTTGGCGGCGAAGTTATTGCCTACGTTTGGTAA
- the rpsS gene encoding 30S ribosomal protein S19, translating into MSRSIKKGPFADASLLKKVEAQENAEKKQVIKTWSRRSTIFPSFVGLTIAVYDGRKHVPVYITEDMVGHKLGEFVPTRTFRGHKTSDDKATAK; encoded by the coding sequence ATGAGCCGTAGTATTAAAAAAGGACCTTTTGCAGACGCATCATTGTTGAAGAAGGTTGAAGCTCAAGAAAACGCAGAAAAGAAGCAAGTTATTAAGACTTGGTCACGTCGTTCAACTATTTTCCCTTCCTTTGTTGGTTTGACTATAGCTGTTTACGATGGTAGAAAACATGTCCCAGTTTACATTACTGAAGACATGGTTGGTCACAAGTTAGGTGAATTCGTTCCAACGAGAACTTTCCGTGGACACAAGACATCTGACGATAAGGCCACTGCAAAATAA
- the rplV gene encoding 50S ribosomal protein L22 — MAEQISSARAEARTVRIAARKARLVVDLIRGKDVAEALAILEFTPRAASPIVEKVLRSAIANAEHNYDLESANLYVSEAYVNEGATLKRFRPRAKGMASPINKRTSHVVVVVSEKND; from the coding sequence ATGGCAGAACAAATTAGTTCAGCTAGAGCTGAAGCAAGAACTGTTCGAATTGCTGCAAGAAAAGCTCGTTTAGTCGTTGACTTAATTCGCGGCAAAGACGTTGCTGAAGCATTAGCAATCTTGGAATTTACGCCTAGAGCTGCTTCCCCAATCGTTGAAAAAGTTTTACGTTCAGCTATTGCTAACGCAGAACACAACTATGATCTTGAAAGTGCAAATCTTTACGTATCAGAAGCATATGTAAATGAAGGTGCAACTTTGAAGAGATTCCGGCCACGTGCCAAGGGTATGGCTTCTCCAATTAACAAGAGAACAAGTCATGTAGTTGTAGTAGTTTCAGAAAAGAACGATTAA
- the rpmC gene encoding 50S ribosomal protein L29, whose amino-acid sequence MKAKDIRTLTTDQMLEKEKQYKEELFNLRFQQATGQLENTARLSKVRKNIARIKTILSEEALKKD is encoded by the coding sequence ATGAAGGCTAAGGATATCAGAACACTAACCACTGATCAAATGTTAGAAAAGGAAAAGCAATACAAAGAAGAACTTTTCAACTTGCGTTTCCAACAAGCAACGGGTCAATTAGAAAATACCGCTCGCCTGAGTAAAGTCCGCAAGAATATCGCTAGAATTAAAACAATTCTTAGTGAAGAAGCATTGAAGAAAGATTAG
- the rplE gene encoding 50S ribosomal protein L5, producing the protein MASYLAQEYKEKIVPALQEKFEYDSVMQVPKIEKIVLNMGVGDAVSNAKNLDEAVEELTLISGQKPLVTKAKKSIANFRLREGMSIGAKVTLRGTRMYDFLYKLINVSLPRVRDFRGVSSRSFDGRGNYTLGIKEQLIFPEIDFDKVNRTRGLDVVIVTTANTDEEARELLGQFGMPFAK; encoded by the coding sequence ATGGCAAGTTATTTAGCTCAAGAATATAAAGAAAAGATTGTTCCTGCATTACAAGAAAAATTTGAATATGATTCTGTTATGCAAGTACCAAAAATTGAAAAAATCGTTTTGAACATGGGTGTTGGTGACGCAGTTTCCAACGCTAAGAACTTAGACGAAGCAGTTGAAGAATTAACTTTAATTTCTGGTCAAAAGCCTTTAGTTACTAAGGCAAAGAAGTCAATTGCTAACTTCCGTTTACGTGAAGGTATGTCAATTGGTGCTAAGGTTACACTTAGAGGCACTAGAATGTATGATTTCTTATACAAGTTAATCAACGTTTCACTTCCACGTGTTCGTGACTTCCGCGGTGTTTCAAGTCGTTCATTCGATGGTCGTGGTAACTACACTTTAGGTATCAAGGAACAATTGATTTTCCCAGAAATCGACTTTGATAAGGTTAACCGTACCAGAGGTTTAGATGTTGTTATCGTTACTACTGCCAATACTGACGAAGAGGCTCGTGAGCTTTTAGGTCAATTTGGTATGCCGTTTGCAAAATAA
- the rplN gene encoding 50S ribosomal protein L14, giving the protein MIQNESRLRVADNSGARELLVIRVLGGSKRKTGNIGDIVVAAVKQATPGGVVKKGDVVKAVIVRTKSGARREDGSYIKFDENAGVVINADKSPRGTRIFGPVARELREHDFMKIVSLAPEVL; this is encoded by the coding sequence GTGATTCAAAATGAATCCCGTTTGAGAGTTGCTGATAACTCTGGTGCCAGAGAACTTTTAGTTATTAGAGTCTTAGGTGGATCAAAACGTAAGACCGGTAACATTGGTGATATCGTGGTAGCAGCTGTTAAACAAGCAACACCAGGTGGCGTTGTCAAAAAAGGTGACGTTGTTAAAGCAGTCATTGTTAGAACAAAATCAGGCGCACGCCGTGAAGATGGATCATACATCAAGTTTGATGAAAATGCCGGCGTAGTTATTAATGCAGATAAGAGCCCACGTGGTACTCGTATCTTTGGGCCTGTTGCACGTGAGTTACGTGAGCACGACTTTATGAAGATCGTCTCTCTTGCTCCTGAAGTCTTATAA
- the rpsC gene encoding 30S ribosomal protein S3 gives MGQKINPNGFRLGVIRDWESKWYADRGYKETLNEDLRIRKFISKKLKDASVSTVEIERAANRINVSINTSKPGMVIGKGGSEVEALRRDLNALTKKQVHVNIVEIKKPDLDAKLVADSIASQLEARIAFRRAIRQATQRSMRAGAKGIRVQTSGRLNGADMARREWHTEGRVPLQTLRADIDYAWVNAFTTYGEIGVQVWINRGEVLPTKNKKPAKAVKGGNK, from the coding sequence ATGGGTCAAAAGATTAACCCAAATGGTTTCCGTCTTGGCGTTATTCGCGATTGGGAATCTAAATGGTATGCTGACAGAGGATACAAAGAAACCTTAAATGAAGACCTGCGCATCAGAAAATTCATTTCTAAGAAGTTGAAGGATGCCTCTGTTTCTACTGTTGAAATTGAACGTGCAGCTAACAGAATCAACGTTTCCATCAATACTTCAAAACCAGGTATGGTAATTGGTAAAGGTGGTTCTGAAGTTGAAGCTTTAAGAAGAGACCTAAATGCTTTGACTAAGAAACAAGTACATGTCAACATTGTTGAAATTAAGAAACCAGATCTTGATGCTAAATTAGTTGCTGACAGTATTGCCAGTCAACTTGAAGCTCGTATTGCTTTCAGACGTGCAATTCGTCAAGCTACTCAAAGAAGTATGCGTGCTGGTGCTAAGGGTATCAGAGTACAAACCTCTGGTCGTTTAAACGGTGCCGACATGGCAAGAAGAGAATGGCATACAGAAGGTCGTGTTCCATTACAAACTTTAAGAGCTGATATTGATTACGCTTGGGTAAATGCCTTCACTACTTATGGTGAAATTGGTGTTCAAGTTTGGATCAACCGCGGTGAAGTCTTGCCTACTAAGAACAAGAAGCCCGCAAAAGCAGTGAAGGGAGGAAATAAATAA
- the rplW gene encoding 50S ribosomal protein L23 yields the protein MSAHDIILRPVITEKSTNLMDDKKYTFNVLLTATKTQVRIAVEEIFDVKVKKVNIMNVRGKDKRVGRYAGKTARTRKAIVTLTDDSNDIKIFKDENKEENK from the coding sequence ATGAGTGCACACGATATCATTTTAAGACCTGTCATTACTGAAAAGTCAACGAACTTAATGGATGATAAGAAGTACACTTTCAACGTGCTTTTAACTGCAACCAAGACTCAAGTTCGTATCGCTGTTGAAGAAATCTTTGATGTTAAAGTTAAGAAAGTTAACATCATGAACGTTCGTGGCAAGGACAAGCGCGTTGGTCGTTACGCTGGTAAAACAGCTCGTACACGCAAGGCAATTGTTACCTTAACTGACGATTCAAACGACATTAAGATTTTCAAAGACGAAAACAAAGAAGAGAATAAGTAA
- a CDS encoding type Z 30S ribosomal protein S14, whose amino-acid sequence MAKTSQKIRNHRPAKFSSREYTRCERCGRPHSVYRKFGLCRICLKDLAHKGQIPGLKKASW is encoded by the coding sequence ATGGCTAAAACATCACAAAAAATTAGAAATCATCGTCCTGCTAAGTTTTCTTCACGTGAATATACACGTTGTGAGAGATGTGGTCGTCCACACTCAGTTTACCGTAAATTTGGCTTATGCCGTATTTGCTTGAAGGATTTAGCTCACAAAGGTCAAATCCCAGGTCTTAAAAAGGCTAGTTGGTAA
- the rplB gene encoding 50S ribosomal protein L2 — MAIKVYKPTTNGRRNMTSSDFAEITTSKPERTLLESQSHTAGRNSYGHITSRHRGGGHKQKYRVIDFKRNKDNAKAVVKSIEYDPNRTANIALLHYTDGIKTYILAPKGLKVGDIVESGADADIKPGNALPLKNIPTGTSIHNIEMKPGKGGQLVRSAGTSAQVLGFDGKYALVRLQSGEVRKILSVCRATIGVVGNEQHSLIQLGKAGRSRWLGRRPQSRGSVMNPNDHPHGGGEGKAPVGRPQPMTPWGKKSRGVKTRNSKRASEKLIIRHRKGSK, encoded by the coding sequence TTGGCTATTAAAGTTTATAAGCCAACCACAAATGGTCGCCGTAATATGACTTCTTCCGACTTTGCTGAGATTACGACGAGCAAGCCAGAACGCACCTTGCTTGAATCACAATCACATACAGCAGGCCGTAACTCATATGGTCATATTACAAGTAGACACCGTGGTGGTGGTCACAAGCAAAAGTACCGTGTTATCGATTTTAAGCGTAATAAAGATAATGCAAAAGCAGTTGTTAAATCTATCGAATACGATCCAAACAGAACTGCTAACATTGCACTTCTTCACTACACTGACGGTATCAAGACTTACATTCTTGCACCTAAGGGCTTAAAAGTTGGCGATATTGTTGAATCTGGTGCAGATGCAGATATCAAGCCAGGTAACGCATTACCATTAAAGAACATTCCTACTGGTACTTCAATTCACAACATTGAAATGAAACCTGGTAAGGGTGGACAATTGGTAAGAAGTGCTGGTACAAGTGCTCAAGTGTTAGGTTTTGACGGTAAATATGCATTAGTCAGATTACAAAGTGGCGAAGTTCGTAAGATCTTGTCAGTTTGTCGTGCTACTATCGGCGTTGTTGGTAATGAACAACATTCATTGATCCAATTAGGTAAAGCTGGTCGTAGTCGTTGGTTAGGCAGACGTCCACAATCACGTGGTTCCGTAATGAACCCTAACGATCACCCACATGGTGGTGGTGAAGGTAAGGCCCCAGTTGGTCGTCCACAACCTATGACTCCTTGGGGTAAGAAGAGTCGCGGCGTTAAGACTAGAAATAGTAAGAGAGCTAGCGAGAAGCTGATCATTCGTCACCGTAAGGGTAGCAAATAA
- the rpsQ gene encoding 30S ribosomal protein S17, with protein sequence MSESIERNHRHVYQGRVVSDKNDKTITVVVDTYKNHPVYKKRIRYSKKYYAQDENNEAKVGDTVRIMETRPLSRTKRFRLVEIVKKSV encoded by the coding sequence TTGAGCGAATCAATCGAAAGAAATCATCGTCACGTATATCAAGGTCGTGTAGTTTCTGATAAGAATGACAAAACTATCACTGTTGTAGTTGATACTTACAAGAACCACCCTGTTTACAAGAAGCGTATTAGATATTCTAAGAAATACTATGCACAAGACGAAAATAATGAAGCTAAAGTTGGCGATACTGTTCGTATCATGGAAACTCGTCCATTATCTCGTACAAAGCGCTTTCGTTTAGTAGAAATTGTTAAGAAATCTGTTTAA